Proteins encoded within one genomic window of Phoenix dactylifera cultivar Barhee BC4 unplaced genomic scaffold, palm_55x_up_171113_PBpolish2nd_filt_p 000723F, whole genome shotgun sequence:
- the LOC103704397 gene encoding V-type proton ATPase 16 kDa proteolipid subunit-like: MSNFSGDETAPFFGFLGAAAALVFSCMGAAYGTAKSGVGVASMGVMRPELVMKSIVPVVMAGVLGIYGLIIAVIISTGINPKAKSYYLFDGYAHLSSGLACGLAGLSAGMAIGIVGDAGVRANAQQPKLFVGMILILIFAEALALYGLIVGIILSSRAGQSRAD; this comes from the exons ATGTCGAACTTCAGCGGCGACGAGACCGCCCCCTTCTTTGGCTTCCTTGGAGCCGCGGCAGCGCTCGTCTTCTCCT GCATGGGAGCGGCGTACGGGACGGCGAAGAGTGGAGTCGGGGTGGCGTCGATGGGCGTGATGCGGCCGGAGCTCGTGATGAAGTCGATCGTGCCCGTGGTCATGGCTGGAGTGCTCGGGATCTACGGGTTGATCATAGCTGTGATCATAAGCACGGGGATTAACCCCAAGGCCAAGTCTTACTACCTATTCGATGGATATGCGCACCTCTCGTCCGGGCTCGCTTGTGGCCTTGCTGGCCTCTCTGCAGGCATGGCGATCGGGATTGTTGGTGATGCAGGAGTcag GGCCAACGCACAGCAGCCAAAGCTATTTGTCGGCATGATTCTCATTCTCATTTTTGCGGAAGCTCTTGCCCTCTATGGTCTCATTGTCGGCATCATCCTTTCATCTCGGGCTGGTCAATCCCGTGCAGACTAA